The following proteins come from a genomic window of Lytechinus pictus isolate F3 Inbred chromosome 1, Lp3.0, whole genome shotgun sequence:
- the LOC129264436 gene encoding mitofusin-2-like, whose amino-acid sequence MIRKVGMEESMDTSRLGTSEAHLEQFAKAKRQQRLIYDDTGHLITRIKAELEELKPEHDVDIDPSSLLEKMKLLEGRIESLTSDLLRKKMKVAFFGGTSSGKTTTLNAMIGRELLPSGMGDTTSCFIQIEKMGIVSESKDASCPEEQNHFVSNCSTNSMDNENDDIPRTPSYFVVREVESREKEASLHSFLEDKQPLDSEALEDLCDAKSIRSLDATYLIEIHLSDDEVTNDHLLNYDLQIMDCPGITKCRELGDRVKTFCADSDVHVFIVNPKTVMSPEERDHFVEVGKRLPKPDIIVGYTQWDLAARERRPEEVKARHVDSVFEMLKKLDVVSTREEAQERCFFYSGREALDLAIGEKGYFVKDWEKRREDFRRFISKIEERATSSGMTTKLKVNRDTCQEVLLQCFKSLEEVIAEVQKQMSDGKENMDNMTKSLELFQIKRAEFVKESEEKKRKALNVISESVLHCMNEVSKKMTQTLKRSSVINRFEEDQVHRYAENALMDWYRKMLAEFQRATEKVCDDYSFGILESYENHMKDFPHQAPRAFQIRMKQIEEEAEVPEAAIQRVLTGITERAVWSSFASRRRRISAVETDEERNILLRRIAAAAGVFFTQVRQWIRASIESQLENLTSSQQNSLICLEDVKNRCYEAVEAFCNSADVYYTECCTRDVEQGLKVQLATQERKNEQMKLLSKHMTNLKEEAGHIRGRYNMDDKEPIDSDGIREDSR is encoded by the exons ATGATTAGAAAGGTGGGCATGGAAGAATCGATGGATACTTCAAGGTTGGGCACGTCAGAAGCTCATCTCGAACAGTTCGCCAAGGCCAAGAGACAGCAACGATTAATCTATGATGATACCGGTCATCTCATTACGAGAATAAAAGCCGAGCTGGAAGAATTGAAACCCGAACATGACGTAG ACATAGACCCATCATCGTTGTTAGAGAAGATGAAACTTCTTGAGGGGAGAATCGAGAGCCTCACGAGTGACTtgcttagaaaaaaaatgaaagtagcGTTCTTTGGAGG AACCAGTAGCGGGAAGACAACTACCCTGAATGCTATGATTGGCCGAGAACTTCTCCCATCGGGAATGGGCGATACGACAAGCTGCTTCATTCAGATCGAAAAGATGGGCATTGTTTCTGAGAGTAAAGACGCCTCATGTCCTGAagaacaaaatcatttcgtcagcAACTGCAGCACAAACTCAATGGACAATGAAAATGACGACATCCCACGAACGCCTTCCTATTTTGTTGTTAGAGAAGTCGAGAGTAGGGAGAAAGAGGCGTCTCTCCATTCGTTCCTAGAAGACAAACAGCCTCTCGATTCAGAG GCCTTGGAAGATCTGTGTGACGCCAAGTCGATTCGCTCTTTGGATGCGACCTACCTCATAGAAATACACTTGTCAGATGACGAAGTGACAAACGACCATCTTCTGAATTATGACCTTCAGATCATGGATTG CCCAGGTATCACGAAATGTCGAGAGCTCGGTGACAGGGTGAAAACCTTCTGTGCAGACTCAGATGTCCATGTCTTTATTGTGAATCCCAAGACTGTCATGTCACCGGAA GAACGGGATCATTTTGTTGAAGTAGGCAAGCGTCTTCCTAAGCCTGACATCATTGTAGGTTACACTCAGTGGGACTTAGCAGCGAGAGAAAGACGCCCTGAAGAG GTAAAAGCTCGACACGTCGACTCAGTGTTTGAGATGCTGAAAAAACTCGATGTCGTAAGTACGAGAGAAGAAGCACAGGAAAGATGCTTCTTTTATTCTGGTAGAGAAGCTTTGGATTTGGCTATTGGCGAGAAAG GGTATTTTGTCAAAGATTGGGAAAAGCGAAGAGAAGATTTTAGGAGGTTCATTTCGAAAATAGAG gaGAGAGCCACCTCTTCTGGTATGACTACCAAATTGAAAGTCAATCGAGACACATGCCAAGAGGTCTTACTGCAGTGCTTCAAAAGCCTTGAAGAAGTTATTGCAGAGGTCCAGAAACAGAT GTCAGATGGCAAAGAAAACATGGACAATATGACGAAGAGTCTGGAATTATTTCAGATAAAACGAGCCGAGTTTGTAAAGGAAAgcgaggaaaagaaaaggaaagctTTGAATGTGATCTCTGAATCG GTATTGCACTGTATGAATGAAGTGAGTAAGAAAATGACCCAGACCTTGAAAAGGAGCTCCGTGATCAACAGATTTGAGGAAGATCAGGTTCATAGATACGCCGAG aaCGCCCTCATGGATTGGTATCGCAAGATGTTGGCTGAGTTTCAGCGCGCTACGGAAAAGGTCTGTGATGACTACTCCTTTGGTATCCTTG AATCGTATGAAAACCACATGAAAGACTTCCCTCATCAAGCACCGAGGGCATTTCAAATCCGTATGAAACAGATTGAAGAAGAAGCCGAGGTTCCAGAGGCTGCGATCCAGAGGGTCCTTACAGGAATCACCGAGAGAGCTGTATGGTCATCGTTTGCTTCAAGACGCAGACGGATCAGCGcag TCGAAACCGATGAAGAACGTAATATTTTACTGCGCAGAATCGCGGCGGCAGCAGGAGTGTTTTTCACTCAGGTTCGACAGTGGATCAGAGCCTCTATTGAAAGTCAATTGGAGAATCTTACGTCATCACAACAAAATTCTCTCATTTGTCTCGAAGACGTGAAGAACCGATGCTACGAGGCTGTGGAAGC ATTTTGCAACAGTGCCGATGTGTATTACACTGAGTGTTGTACACGTGATGTGGAGCAAGGGTTGAAAGTCCAGCTCGCAACGcaagaaaggaaaaatgaacAGATGAAACTTCTTTCAAAACACATGACGAATCTCAA GGAAGAGGCAGGTCATATCCGTGGCAGATACAACATGGACGACAAAGAACCAATCGACAGTGATGGTATTCGAGAAGACTCCAGATGA